The Chloroflexota bacterium region ATGGGCATGTCCAAGGGGGTCAGCCCACCCTGGTAAGGCATAATGGGGATAAACAATGACATAATTGCCTACACCGACCCCGAACAGCGGGTTCGTCTGAAACATCTCCCACGCAGCCTGCCAGTGAGCCATCCTCTCCACAACAGCCCAATTTTGCGGCGTTAGCAGCACCTGGCGTGCGTCAAAAATACTGAGGGAAGAGGTTATGCTCTCGATCCGCTGTAACAGTTGAGCAGGCAATAAGTTGAAGGCACCGAGCATCAGGACGATAGCCAACAGGAGAAGCGCGATCAGCAGCAGGATAAAGGTTCGACGGCTGGCCAGGGCACTCATAAGGACGACCGCCCCAGCTAACCCAAGCCAGGCCCCCCGCGATAGGCTCATCATCACCGCCCCACCTAAAAGGACAAGCCCAATCCAAGAGAGCAACCGAAGAGGAGAGGGCCAGGATCTTGCTGCTGTGGTGCGTCGCAAAGAAAGCAGGGCCAGGCTGAGAGCGATCGGGATGATCATCCCCAGATAACCGGCGAAGGGATTGGGCTGGGCAAAGGTGCCATAGGCCCGCATAAAACGGCCCAGTGCGAAGCTCGGCGGCCCCACCTGGCCGAAGAACTGGTAAAAGCCAACCAGAGCCTCCAGCGAGCCAGCTGCCAGGAGAACAACTAGTATCCTGGAGAGCTGTCCTCTATCCTTAAGGGTGTTACTTAGGAGAAAATATACGGCCAGCAGCTCTAACCACTTTAACATCTCCTTCAGGCTTGCTGCCAGGGAAACCGCTTGTCCCACAGAGATTGTAAGCGCAGCGATAAGCAACAGTAAAGGGATGAAAAGCGGTGGTGCGATCAGATGAATCTCTCGCTCGGCCACCATCCTGGCCAGCCAGGAGACGACAAGGAGAATAACCAGCGGCTCCATAGCGTTGAGCTGAAAGCCAGCCAGCTCTACCTCCTTGAGAGAGGCGAAGGGTACAGCAAAAAGGAGTAGCCAGAAGCCGAACTCCAACCGGATTAGCACCAATAAGGATAACGTTATCCCGATAACTAAGATGGCCGCGAGGCTCAACGGTAGCCAGGCGATGGCCAGGGCGGTGCTCATCGTCAAGGCCACCACAGCTATATTGGTTAACCCTTCCCCGCGCCAAAAGGTCTGATAGCCGCGATCTACCACACTATCAGCTCTCACCGCTTTTCCTCTAAGGGAGCAGTCAACCTGACCTGAAACCAGGCGATAGTCTTTTCCAGCCCTTCTTTAAGTCCTAATTTGGGCTCCCAGCCTAACTGTTCTCTGGCTTTGCTTATATCCGGACAGCGCCGTACTGGGTCATCCTCGCTGAGGAGCGGCAAAAAAATGATCGGCGAGTCAGAGATGCAGAGACGTTTAATCAGCTCAGCGAATTCCAGGACCGTATGCTCTTCAGGCGTGCCCAGGTTATAGACCTGCCCCTTCGTACCCTCAGTGAACATAGCCCGCCATATCCCCTCTACCATATCGGAGATATAGCAGAGACTACGCGTCTGCATACCTGAACCATATACGGTGATTGGCTCCCCTTTAAGCGCTTGAGTAACAAAGTTCGGCACAACACGTCCATCATTCGGGTCGGAATGAGGGCCATAACAGTTGAAGATACGAATGATGCGTGCGTCCAGGTCGAACTGACGAACGTAAGTCATCGTAAGCGATTCGGCAAAACGCTTGCTCTCATCATAACAGCTCCGTAGACCGATCGGATTGACGTTGCCCCAATAATCCTCCCGCTGGGGATGCTCGAGGGGATCGCCATAGGCCTCTGAGGTAGAAGCGAGAAGGAATTTAGCTTGGTGGCGCTTAGCTAGATCTAACAGGAGATAGGTGCCCAGGCTGTTGACCAGCGAGGTTTCCAGAGGGTAATTCAAATACCCCGGTGGGCTGGCCGGGCTGGCCAAATGAAAGATCGCTTCGGTCTCCAAATCGAGTGGTTGCGTAACATCGTGAAAGAGAAATTCGAATCCCGGCTGAGATATTAAGTGGCTGATATTAGCCATACTACCCGTGATCAGATTATCGACACAAACAACATCGTGTCCTTCTTTCAGAAGTTTTTCACAAAGATGTGAGCCGATAAAACCCGCACCACCGGTCACTAATATCTTCACGCCCTGCTTCCTCCTTGTGCTCTCTCCATAATATCGACGATGGCCAAACTGAACCAGAAAATCATGGCTAGGTCGACCAGGAAGTAAGAGTTATCGATCATGCCGTGTACCACAAAATCAACCATGCCGGCCAACAATCCCAGCATCAAGGCCTTCAGAGTAGCCTCATTCAATCGGCGATAGAGGCGCAGCCCACGACTGAAGAATCTGACCAACAACCAAACGCCTACGATCAGTCCGGGTAATCCCAGGCGAAGCCAATAATCCAAGATAAGATTATGCGGATGAGAAATGTTCGGCTCCTGCCAGGCCTCAGGCAAACGATAATGTTCACGATATCGGTAAAGAAAATTATCTAGACCAATGCCGAATAGTGGGTGGTCTTTGACCATATTCACCGCGGCCTGCCAGAGCTGCAAGCGCAGAAAAGTCGTTCCCTCCCCCAGTTGTAGATGAGAGCGAATGCGCTCTACCTGAGCCAGGGGAAGCAGACCCAAGGCCACCGCGGCCACGCCCATCCCAACAGGGAGAACGGCCCGTTTACCTTTCACCACAAAGGCGATAAATATAGCTGCGACAAGTACGGCCAGCCATGCCCCCAGAGAGAAGGTCAAGACGAGACAGAGCAACATCACCACCGTGGCCAGAGTATACAGCAGACGGCGCCGCCCCGCAAATAGAGCCAGACATCCAGCCAGGGGAACAAGACGACCGAGAAAGAGCCCTACGTTGTTCGGCGAACCATATACGGCCCTGATGCGGCGCACCCCCTCAGCTGTAATGACATCTTGCGTGAATAGATACTGATAGAGACCAACCAGCGCTACCACCACAGCGGCCA contains the following coding sequences:
- a CDS encoding SDR family oxidoreductase, which codes for MKILVTGGAGFIGSHLCEKLLKEGHDVVCVDNLITGSMANISHLISQPGFEFLFHDVTQPLDLETEAIFHLASPASPPGYLNYPLETSLVNSLGTYLLLDLAKRHQAKFLLASTSEAYGDPLEHPQREDYWGNVNPIGLRSCYDESKRFAESLTMTYVRQFDLDARIIRIFNCYGPHSDPNDGRVVPNFVTQALKGEPITVYGSGMQTRSLCYISDMVEGIWRAMFTEGTKGQVYNLGTPEEHTVLEFAELIKRLCISDSPIIFLPLLSEDDPVRRCPDISKAREQLGWEPKLGLKEGLEKTIAWFQVRLTAPLEEKR
- a CDS encoding O-antigen ligase family protein codes for the protein MVLIAELQRRWQRLPEGSRQVAMGGAMALSIAVYYFAPTLALPLLGGLLFIVLAYGHLEWGLVFTIFAIPFYLLPRHFGSLSFSAVEFLVLACFAAWLIRSLENGDLRRALSASLTGFGLPALLFVLIGFGSLLVSERLRESVRELRTVILEPVLLYYLLRQARDGRRWILRWSEALLLAAVVVALVGLYQYLFTQDVITAEGVRRIRAVYGSPNNVGLFLGRLVPLAGCLALFAGRRRLLYTLATVVMLLCLVLTFSLGAWLAVLVAAIFIAFVVKGKRAVLPVGMGVAAVALGLLPLAQVERIRSHLQLGEGTTFLRLQLWQAAVNMVKDHPLFGIGLDNFLYRYREHYRLPEAWQEPNISHPHNLILDYWLRLGLPGLIVGVWLLVRFFSRGLRLYRRLNEATLKALMLGLLAGMVDFVVHGMIDNSYFLVDLAMIFWFSLAIVDIMERAQGGSRA
- a CDS encoding O-antigen ligase family protein translates to MRADSVVDRGYQTFWRGEGLTNIAVVALTMSTALAIAWLPLSLAAILVIGITLSLLVLIRLEFGFWLLLFAVPFASLKEVELAGFQLNAMEPLVILLVVSWLARMVAEREIHLIAPPLFIPLLLLIAALTISVGQAVSLAASLKEMLKWLELLAVYFLLSNTLKDRGQLSRILVVLLAAGSLEALVGFYQFFGQVGPPSFALGRFMRAYGTFAQPNPFAGYLGMIIPIALSLALLSLRRTTAARSWPSPLRLLSWIGLVLLGGAVMMSLSRGAWLGLAGAVVLMSALASRRTFILLLIALLLLAIVLMLGAFNLLPAQLLQRIESITSSLSIFDARQVLLTPQNWAVVERMAHWQAAWEMFQTNPLFGVGVGNYVIVYPHYALPGWADPLGHAHNFYLNMAAEAGLLGLGAYLLFVVSCFWHAWRVLGRYVVSSDYSLERATLLGLLGALAVVSLHNGFDNLYVHGMNVQIAIMLGMVSALGLRVRSDRLEEGSTGPFSERDC